A region from the Arthrobacter gengyunqii genome encodes:
- a CDS encoding sensor histidine kinase, whose translation MLVHRRIQAWLQANPFKVDTTLMLFGVLFFVLSATAVGSPHPVFDIVVSLGIVVPLAWRRTRPVLSGSITAFFCLMQVIFSGFPLPADIVVLATVYALAAYAPRWASLGGLALALIGGMLFVFRYFANPFEGLGTMTAAMFVFNVIAFDAVILVAWTFGDLARTRRLALQALEDRARRLETERQQERDLAAADERSHIAREMHDIVAHSLSVIITQADGARYASAQDPEIAVKTLGTIAETGRGSLREMRRLLGVLRGDELASTRPLPSLADVDSLVDAVKRAGLEVSVHRTGAMRRQLPAGAELTAYRVIQESLTNVLKHAGPSVRADVELEWTSRGLEVRVFDDGRGAGADAPPPAPPAAGSGQGINGMTERVALYDGKLVAAPAVGGGFRVTAFIPYTEA comes from the coding sequence ATGCTCGTGCACCGCCGAATCCAAGCCTGGCTGCAGGCCAATCCCTTCAAGGTAGACACCACTCTCATGCTTTTCGGTGTCCTCTTCTTTGTGCTTTCGGCAACGGCGGTCGGAAGCCCGCATCCGGTATTCGACATCGTCGTGTCCCTGGGCATTGTGGTGCCCCTGGCATGGCGCCGGACCCGGCCGGTGCTGTCCGGCAGCATCACCGCCTTTTTCTGTTTGATGCAGGTAATTTTCAGCGGTTTCCCCCTGCCGGCGGACATCGTGGTCCTGGCAACGGTCTATGCGCTGGCCGCCTATGCACCGCGCTGGGCGAGCCTGGGCGGACTGGCCCTGGCGCTGATCGGCGGGATGCTGTTTGTTTTCCGCTACTTCGCCAACCCCTTTGAGGGCCTGGGGACCATGACCGCGGCCATGTTCGTCTTCAACGTCATTGCCTTTGACGCCGTGATCCTGGTGGCCTGGACCTTCGGCGACCTGGCCCGCACCCGCAGATTGGCCCTCCAGGCACTGGAGGACAGGGCACGACGGCTGGAGACCGAGCGGCAGCAGGAACGCGATCTCGCCGCCGCTGACGAGCGCTCCCACATTGCCCGGGAAATGCACGACATTGTGGCCCATTCCCTTTCGGTCATCATCACCCAGGCGGACGGCGCCCGGTACGCGAGCGCCCAGGATCCCGAAATTGCCGTCAAGACTCTCGGTACCATCGCGGAGACGGGCCGCGGATCGCTGCGTGAAATGCGGCGCCTGCTCGGGGTGCTGCGCGGCGACGAGCTGGCTTCCACGCGCCCGCTGCCCTCGCTCGCCGACGTCGATTCCCTGGTGGACGCGGTCAAACGCGCCGGCCTGGAGGTGAGCGTGCATCGGACGGGAGCCATGCGGCGCCAGCTTCCCGCCGGAGCGGAGCTCACCGCGTACCGGGTCATCCAGGAGTCGCTCACCAACGTGCTCAAGCACGCTGGCCCCTCAGTGCGGGCGGACGTGGAGCTGGAGTGGACGTCCCGCGGCCTGGAGGTCCGGGTGTTCGACGACGGACGCGGCGCCGGAGCGGATGCCCCGCCGCCGGCTCCCCCGGCCGCGGGCTCCGGCCAGGGCATCAATGGCATGACGGAACGGGTGGCCCTCTACGATGGAAAACTGGTGGCCGCACCCGCAGTCGGCGGAGGATTCCGCGTCACCGCATTCATTCCCTATACGGAGGCCTGA
- a CDS encoding response regulator — translation MTGTLSNPSGSDIPDNSGPAPIRVALVDDQQLVRGGFKMLINSQPDLTVVAEAGNGEEAVRALSAVRADVVLMDVRMPGMDGIEATSRILERAAAQPKGSSDADLKVVVLTTFDLDEYALSAIRAGASGFLLKDAPPEELLDAIRTVYRGDAVIAPSTTRRLLDHVAPLLREPTAEVSRHAADVERLTPREREVFGLIALGLSNPEIAAHLFLSDATVKTHVGHILAKLGARDRVQAVVIAYETGIVAP, via the coding sequence ATGACCGGCACCCTGTCCAACCCTTCCGGCAGCGACATCCCCGACAATTCGGGACCCGCGCCCATCCGGGTGGCCCTGGTCGATGACCAGCAACTGGTCCGCGGCGGCTTCAAGATGCTGATCAATTCCCAGCCCGATCTGACCGTGGTGGCCGAGGCAGGCAACGGCGAGGAAGCGGTGCGTGCGCTCTCCGCCGTGCGCGCCGACGTCGTCCTCATGGATGTGCGCATGCCCGGGATGGACGGCATTGAGGCAACCTCCCGGATTCTGGAGCGCGCCGCGGCGCAGCCCAAAGGATCCAGCGACGCCGATCTCAAGGTGGTGGTACTGACCACCTTCGACCTGGACGAGTACGCGCTGTCCGCAATCCGCGCCGGAGCCAGCGGTTTCCTGCTCAAGGACGCCCCGCCGGAAGAACTCCTCGACGCCATCCGCACCGTGTACCGCGGCGACGCGGTGATTGCGCCGTCGACCACCCGCAGGCTGCTGGACCATGTGGCTCCCCTGCTCCGCGAGCCCACCGCCGAGGTCAGCCGGCATGCGGCCGACGTCGAACGCCTCACCCCCCGCGAGCGCGAAGTCTTCGGACTGATCGCGCTGGGACTCTCCAATCCGGAAATCGCCGCGCACCTGTTCCTCTCTGACGCCACAGTGAAAACGCACGTGGGCCACATCCTGGCCAAGCTCGGCGCCCGGGACCGCGTGCAGGCTGTGGTGATTGCCTACGAAACCGGTATTGTCGCACCATAG
- a CDS encoding MmcQ/YjbR family DNA-binding protein, whose product MASEDDVRSFCLGLPGVTERLSWQQPAWFARTLMARIWDDGVLTVKSPEREALAGTSPDTFFWTPHHDRSPLLVLVRLDRVDRGELEELLLESYQLAGPLPPTV is encoded by the coding sequence ATGGCCAGTGAAGACGATGTCCGTTCCTTCTGCCTTGGGCTGCCCGGAGTCACCGAACGCCTCAGCTGGCAGCAGCCCGCGTGGTTTGCGCGGACCCTGATGGCGCGTATCTGGGATGACGGGGTCCTGACCGTCAAGTCTCCGGAACGGGAGGCGCTTGCGGGCACCAGCCCGGACACCTTCTTTTGGACGCCGCACCACGACCGTTCCCCGCTCTTGGTGCTGGTGCGGCTGGACCGGGTGGACCGCGGTGAACTGGAGGAACTGCTGCTGGAGTCCTACCAACTGGCCGGTCCCCTTCCACCCACGGTATGA
- a CDS encoding ABC transporter ATP-binding protein, translating into MTTLTEKSSVPGGTTAAAAARSLNKTYGSGDTAVHALANVDVTFDAGTFTAIMGPSGSGKSTLMHCLAGLDTADSGRIWIGDTEITSLKDAELTRLRRDSVGFVFQSFNLVPTLTAEQNITLPVALANGTVDRAWLDYITETLGLTGRLKHRPHELSGGQQQRVAVARALLTRPHVVFGDEPTGNLDSKSGAEVLSLLRRSTREMGQSIIMVTHDPVAASYADRVVLMNDGALVGELANPTPETVLAALTKLGA; encoded by the coding sequence ATGACAACCCTTACTGAGAAATCTTCCGTGCCCGGCGGCACCACGGCCGCCGCTGCCGCACGGTCCCTGAACAAGACCTATGGCTCCGGCGACACCGCCGTCCACGCGCTGGCCAACGTTGACGTCACCTTTGACGCCGGCACCTTCACCGCCATCATGGGACCGTCCGGATCCGGCAAATCCACCCTCATGCACTGCCTCGCGGGACTGGACACGGCGGACTCGGGCAGGATCTGGATCGGGGACACGGAGATCACCTCCCTGAAGGACGCCGAGCTGACCCGCCTGCGCCGCGACAGCGTGGGCTTTGTGTTCCAGTCCTTCAACCTGGTGCCCACCCTCACGGCCGAACAGAACATCACGCTGCCCGTGGCCCTGGCCAACGGCACAGTTGACCGGGCCTGGCTGGATTACATCACGGAGACCCTCGGACTCACTGGCCGGCTCAAGCACCGCCCCCACGAGCTCTCCGGCGGCCAGCAGCAGCGCGTCGCCGTCGCCCGCGCCCTGCTGACCCGCCCGCACGTGGTCTTCGGTGACGAGCCCACCGGCAACCTGGATTCGAAGTCCGGCGCCGAGGTACTCTCCCTGCTGCGCCGCTCCACCCGGGAAATGGGCCAGAGCATCATCATGGTCACCCACGATCCGGTGGCCGCTTCCTACGCCGACCGTGTGGTCCTGATGAACGACGGCGCGCTGGTGGGCGAACTGGCCAACCCGACGCCGGAGACCGTGCTCGCAGCCCTGACCAAACTGGGAGCCTGA
- a CDS encoding FtsX-like permease family protein, protein MLQVALAQVRLNARRFIAVSLAVMIAVGFLTATLVINSSSKASLTQSVGEGFRNADLILNGDMYRADPVVLNEDTLDVVRGLPGVEASYAVQQGYAQFGTGRDTVFAQLDSIPEYTPLFPGDVIDGSLPSSDGEVAVDSDTAERQGLSKGSVLSLTGGADEAAAELTVTALVAPSSDPSSMGTPQLYATGATAALFANTEDGFDTIQLALAGDAKADEVRATVEQELSGAGMDEVVVRTAPEQTDAVVAMYTGGDDALTLILLAFAAVAVLVCALVVSNTFSVLVAQRTRELALLRCIGAERSQIRRSVLVEALIVGIVASVAGVVAAVALVGGIIAYLQTIPESGFATLAVSPVSVVVGLVVGVLLTVLAALVPARAATAVAPLAALRPAEDVRAGTKRGRVRLIAGLVLLAGGAALLAAGAMSADLLVALPGGILSFVGVLMCATLFVPSLVRTVGSLAAPLGVPGKLAAVNAVRNPQRTSATASALLIGVTLVTMMMTGAATVRTSLDSMLAGEFPVDVSVSGQDRPFTAADADTARAVDGVQDAVLVPVAGTTDTKDWGAYDVYALDPADAAKVLQDSNLVLADDTILMPQGIKDETLTVAGATSSVELKVLVSEDKMLRPLITADTAAALGGPAPVADSADYVPMPQIWLSVEDGLTTGALIDLRADLAERLDVEEYTVNGSAIERAAYEQVINVLLMVVTGLLGVAVVIALVGVANTLSLSVLERTRESSLLRALGLTRGQLRGMLALEAVLIAGVAALMGSVLGSVYGWLGAQSALGSFASVALSLPWLQLLGVLAVAVLAGLAASVLPARRAARLSPVAGLAAD, encoded by the coding sequence ATGCTGCAGGTAGCCCTGGCGCAGGTGCGCCTCAACGCCCGCCGGTTCATCGCCGTCTCACTTGCCGTGATGATCGCCGTCGGATTCCTGACCGCCACGCTGGTCATCAACTCCTCGTCCAAGGCCTCGCTGACCCAGAGCGTGGGCGAGGGGTTCCGGAACGCGGATCTGATCCTTAACGGCGACATGTACCGCGCCGACCCGGTGGTGCTGAACGAAGACACCCTCGACGTCGTCCGCGGCCTTCCCGGGGTGGAGGCCAGCTACGCCGTTCAACAGGGGTACGCACAATTTGGTACGGGCCGGGACACCGTGTTCGCCCAGCTGGACAGCATCCCCGAGTACACGCCTCTCTTCCCCGGGGACGTCATCGACGGTTCGCTGCCTTCTTCCGACGGCGAAGTTGCCGTGGACAGTGACACCGCAGAGCGGCAGGGCCTCTCGAAAGGCTCGGTGCTGAGCCTCACCGGCGGCGCGGACGAAGCTGCGGCAGAGCTGACCGTCACTGCCCTGGTTGCACCCTCCAGCGATCCGAGCAGTATGGGCACTCCCCAGCTGTATGCAACCGGTGCCACCGCGGCGTTGTTCGCCAACACCGAAGACGGGTTCGACACCATCCAGCTGGCACTGGCCGGCGATGCCAAGGCGGACGAGGTACGGGCCACCGTGGAGCAGGAGCTTTCAGGCGCCGGCATGGACGAGGTTGTTGTCCGCACCGCCCCGGAACAGACCGACGCCGTCGTCGCCATGTACACCGGCGGAGACGACGCCCTGACCCTCATCCTGCTGGCCTTCGCGGCCGTGGCCGTGCTGGTCTGCGCCCTGGTGGTCTCCAACACCTTCTCCGTACTGGTGGCCCAGCGCACCCGGGAACTCGCCCTGCTGCGCTGCATTGGTGCGGAACGTTCCCAGATCCGCCGCTCCGTCCTCGTGGAAGCCCTGATCGTGGGCATCGTGGCATCAGTTGCCGGTGTCGTGGCCGCCGTGGCCCTGGTGGGCGGCATCATCGCCTACCTGCAGACCATTCCCGAAAGCGGCTTCGCCACGCTGGCGGTCTCCCCTGTGTCGGTTGTCGTTGGGCTGGTGGTCGGCGTCCTGCTGACCGTTCTGGCCGCACTGGTTCCGGCCCGTGCCGCCACCGCGGTTGCCCCGCTGGCTGCCCTGCGGCCTGCCGAAGACGTGCGGGCCGGAACAAAACGCGGCCGGGTCCGCCTGATCGCCGGGCTGGTGCTGCTGGCCGGCGGTGCTGCCCTCCTGGCAGCCGGCGCGATGTCCGCGGATCTGCTGGTGGCGCTTCCCGGCGGCATCCTCAGCTTCGTGGGCGTGCTGATGTGCGCCACCCTGTTTGTTCCGTCGCTGGTGCGGACCGTTGGTTCGCTGGCCGCACCGCTGGGTGTGCCCGGAAAACTCGCTGCTGTCAACGCCGTCCGGAATCCCCAGCGCACCTCGGCCACGGCGTCCGCCCTGCTGATCGGCGTCACTCTGGTGACCATGATGATGACCGGAGCCGCAACCGTACGGACTTCCCTGGACAGTATGCTGGCCGGGGAGTTCCCGGTGGATGTGAGCGTCTCCGGCCAGGACCGTCCGTTTACCGCAGCCGATGCGGATACCGCCCGTGCCGTGGACGGAGTGCAGGACGCCGTCCTGGTACCTGTGGCAGGAACCACCGATACAAAGGACTGGGGGGCGTACGACGTCTACGCGCTGGACCCTGCCGACGCGGCAAAGGTCCTGCAGGATTCCAACCTGGTCCTGGCGGATGACACCATCCTGATGCCGCAGGGCATCAAGGACGAGACCCTGACGGTTGCCGGGGCCACCTCCAGCGTGGAGCTGAAGGTCTTGGTCTCGGAGGACAAAATGCTGCGTCCGCTGATCACGGCCGACACGGCCGCGGCCCTGGGCGGCCCCGCACCGGTGGCCGATTCCGCGGACTACGTTCCGATGCCGCAGATCTGGCTGTCCGTGGAGGACGGTTTGACCACCGGTGCCCTGATCGACCTGCGCGCCGATCTGGCCGAAAGGCTGGACGTGGAGGAGTACACCGTGAACGGTTCCGCGATTGAGCGCGCCGCCTACGAACAGGTCATCAATGTCCTGCTGATGGTGGTCACCGGCCTGCTGGGCGTCGCCGTGGTGATTGCCCTGGTGGGTGTGGCCAACACGCTGTCCCTGTCCGTCCTGGAACGTACCCGCGAATCCTCGCTGCTGCGGGCACTGGGCCTGACCCGCGGACAGCTGCGCGGCATGCTGGCGCTGGAAGCCGTCCTCATTGCAGGGGTCGCGGCACTGATGGGCAGCGTGCTGGGGTCGGTGTACGGCTGGCTCGGAGCACAGTCCGCGCTGGGTTCCTTTGCCTCCGTGGCGCTCTCACTCCCGTGGCTGCAGCTGCTCGGCGTCCTGGCCGTGGCAGTGTTGGCCGGACTGGCAGCGTCGGTCCTTCCGGCCCGCCGTGCTGCCCGCCTGTCCCCGGTGGCCGGGCTGGCCGCAGATTAA
- a CDS encoding sugar nucleotide-binding protein, with translation MTVEFSKPLAARPTPIPGVVLYDLPVHGDNRGWFKENWQREKMLALGLPDFGPVQNNISFNEKAGTTRGIHAEPWDKYISVATGRIFGAWVDLREGPSFGTVFTAEMGPDTAIFIPRGVGNAFQTLEDNTAYTYLVNDHWSADAQGQYTFLNLADETAAIQWPIPLEKAELSDKDKAHPRLADVVPMPPKKILVLGADGQLGKALRAEYDGAGNVEFAARTDFDLTDPASFASRNWKNYSAVINAAAYTAVDAAETPEGRTAAWAINAGAAVQLARAAVAHRFTLVHVSSDYVFDGTADVHAEDEPFSPLGVYGQSKAAGDAVVGAVPAHYIVRTSWVIGDGSNFVKTMASLAARGIAPSVVDDQIGRLTFTEDLAAGIRYLLESGVPYGTYNLTNTGPEASWAEIARDVFRLCGASPESVTGVSTAEYFAGKEGVAPRPLRSTLDLGKLEAAGFVPESADKRLESYIRRLGEN, from the coding sequence ATGACCGTAGAATTCTCCAAGCCCTTGGCTGCCCGTCCCACGCCCATTCCCGGCGTCGTCCTGTATGACCTTCCGGTCCACGGCGACAACCGCGGCTGGTTCAAGGAAAACTGGCAGCGGGAAAAGATGCTTGCGCTGGGGCTGCCGGACTTCGGGCCGGTGCAGAACAACATTTCCTTCAACGAGAAGGCCGGCACCACCCGCGGTATCCACGCCGAGCCGTGGGACAAGTACATTTCCGTGGCCACGGGCCGGATCTTCGGGGCGTGGGTGGATCTGCGCGAGGGCCCGTCCTTCGGCACGGTCTTCACCGCCGAGATGGGCCCGGACACGGCCATCTTCATCCCGCGCGGGGTGGGCAACGCCTTCCAGACCCTGGAGGACAACACCGCCTACACGTATCTGGTCAATGACCACTGGAGCGCCGATGCCCAGGGGCAGTACACGTTCCTGAACCTCGCTGACGAGACCGCGGCCATCCAGTGGCCGATCCCGCTGGAAAAGGCGGAGCTCTCGGACAAGGACAAGGCCCATCCGCGGCTGGCGGATGTGGTGCCGATGCCGCCGAAGAAGATCCTGGTCCTGGGCGCTGACGGGCAGCTGGGCAAGGCCCTGCGCGCTGAGTACGACGGCGCCGGAAACGTTGAGTTCGCTGCCCGCACCGACTTTGACCTCACTGATCCGGCGTCCTTCGCGTCACGGAACTGGAAGAACTACTCAGCGGTCATTAACGCTGCGGCGTACACGGCCGTGGATGCTGCTGAAACGCCGGAGGGCAGGACTGCGGCCTGGGCCATCAACGCCGGTGCGGCTGTGCAGCTGGCGCGGGCCGCCGTCGCACACCGGTTCACGCTGGTCCATGTATCGTCCGACTATGTCTTTGACGGCACGGCGGATGTGCATGCGGAAGATGAGCCGTTTTCCCCATTGGGCGTGTACGGGCAGTCCAAGGCTGCCGGGGACGCCGTGGTGGGGGCCGTGCCGGCGCACTACATCGTGCGCACGTCCTGGGTGATCGGGGACGGCAGCAACTTCGTGAAGACCATGGCCTCACTGGCCGCCCGGGGGATCGCCCCGTCGGTGGTGGATGACCAGATCGGCCGGCTGACGTTCACCGAGGATCTGGCCGCGGGTATCCGGTATCTGCTGGAATCCGGTGTCCCGTACGGTACGTACAACCTCACGAACACCGGGCCCGAGGCTTCGTGGGCTGAGATCGCCCGCGATGTGTTCCGCCTCTGCGGCGCTTCGCCGGAGTCCGTCACGGGCGTGTCCACGGCGGAGTACTTCGCGGGCAAGGAGGGCGTGGCTCCGCGGCCGCTGCGCTCCACCCTGGACCTGGGCAAGCTTGAGGCGGCCGGCTTTGTGCCCGAATCCGCGGACAAGCGGCTGGAATCCTACATCCGCCGCCTGGGCGAAAACTAA